In Chitinophagaceae bacterium, a single genomic region encodes these proteins:
- a CDS encoding recombination protein NinG — translation MRFCEVQGCSYPVFGTDKLTRTGYCKRHQSLRTDISKETILQKAIAKQRKNAALRQNTNLRKLAVEDDGNREMVKATQSKSELLREADKAFGDAIKRRDADKNGDVVCPCCNKKYNVKQVDKEGKAVVQPLHFIDRGVYSLRWDEDNVHAGCSYCNLSQFLNPKGKEHENYHKFLVDKVGEQWVVEMELAHRKINKITEQQLRTVIEHYSQN, via the coding sequence ATGAGATTTTGTGAAGTACAAGGCTGTTCTTATCCGGTTTTTGGAACGGATAAATTAACCCGAACTGGTTATTGTAAAAGGCATCAAAGTTTAAGAACAGATATATCCAAAGAAACGATTTTACAAAAAGCAATAGCAAAGCAAAGAAAGAACGCAGCCCTACGTCAAAACACTAATCTTCGTAAATTAGCGGTTGAAGATGATGGAAATAGAGAAATGGTTAAGGCAACGCAAAGTAAAAGCGAACTATTAAGAGAAGCAGATAAGGCTTTTGGAGATGCAATAAAAAGAAGGGATGCAGATAAGAACGGTGATGTTGTTTGTCCATGCTGCAATAAAAAATACAACGTAAAACAAGTAGATAAAGAAGGTAAAGCAGTAGTGCAGCCACTTCACTTCATTGATAGGGGTGTTTATAGTTTACGATGGGATGAGGATAATGTTCATGCAGGGTGTAGCTATTGCAACCTTAGCCAATTCCTTAATCCAAAAGGTAAAGAGCATGAAAACTATCATAAATTTTTAGTAGATAAAGTAGGGGAACAATGGGTAGTAGAAATGGAATTAGCCCACAGGAAAATAAATAAGATTACAGAACAACAATTAAGAACCGTTATAGAACATTATTCACAAAACTAA